One part of the Tachysurus vachellii isolate PV-2020 chromosome 6, HZAU_Pvac_v1, whole genome shotgun sequence genome encodes these proteins:
- the LOC132847585 gene encoding ras-related protein Rab-33B: protein MDSCEFWIPAVCRTCKIIVLGDAGVGKTSLTHLYCTGKFPEKTDSTIGVDFRERLVHVGGDKIKVQLWDTAGQERFRKCMVQHYYRNVHAVVFVYDVTNAASFRSLPFWMEECQQHMLGPDVPRVLVANKADLVTVASTIEQARHLAEVHSMPFYVFSAKGGSKEQVDTIFSKLVLQASKQRRKKPEPARSIKLPSKANAVEEKKEKWTCNC from the exons ATGGACTCGTGCGAGTTTTGGATCCCGGCGGTATGTCGTACGTGTAAAATAATCGTGCTCGGAGACGCCGGTGTGGGAAAAACGAGCCTCACTCATCTCTACTGCACCGGAAAGTTCCCCGAGAAAACCGACTCCACCATCGGTGTGGACTTCCGAGAGAGACTGGTGCACGTGGGGGGCGATAAAATCAag GTGCAGCTGTGGGACACAGCAGGTCAGGAGCGTTTTCGGAAGTGCATGGTACAGCACTACTACCGCAATGTGCACGCGgttgtatttgtgtatgatgTCACTAATGCGGCTTCGTTCCGCAGTCTGCCCTTCTGGATGGAGGAGTGTCAGCAACACATGCTTGGACCAGACGTACCTCGTGTGCTCGTGGCTAACAAGGCTGACTTGGTGACTGTGGCCTCAACCATCGAGCAAGCACGGCACTTAGCTGAGGTCCACTCTATGCCCTTCTACGTCTTTTCAGCTAAAGGTGGCAGCAAAGAACAGGTGGACACAATTTTCAGCAAACTGGTACTACAGGCAAGTaaacagagaaggaaaaaacCAGAGCCAGCCAGGAGTATTAAACTTCCTTCAAAAGCCAATGCTGTggaagagaaaaaggagaaatgGACCTGCAATTGCTGA
- the naa15b gene encoding N-alpha-acetyltransferase 15, NatA auxiliary subunit b has product MPTVTLPPKENALFKRILRCYEHKQYRNGLKFCKQILSNPKFSEHGETLAMKGLTLNCLGKKEEAYDLVRRGLRNDLKSHVCWHVYGLLQRSDKKYDEAIKCYRNALKWDKDNLQILRDLSLLQIQMRDLEGYRETRYQLLQLRPAQRASWIGYAIAYHLLEDYEMAAKIIEEFRKTQQTSPDKVDYEYSELLLYQNQVLREAGLFKEALEHLTTYEKQICDKLAVEETRGELLLNLGRFEEAADVYRRLQERNPENWSYYHGLEKALKPATTEEKLKIYEEAWVKFPKGLVPRRLPLNFLSGEKFRECLDKYLRMNFSKGCPPVFTTLKPLYQDKDKVAIIEELVVGFETSLNGCRMFNQNDDGKEEPPTTLLWVQYFLAQHYDQIGQQTLALEYINAAIESTPTLIELFLVKAKIYKHAGNIREAARWMDEAQALDTADRFINSKCAKYLLKAGLVKEAEEMCSKFTREGASAVENLNEMQCMWFQTECALAYKSMKKYGDALKKCHEIERHFVEITDDQFDFHTYCMRKMTLRSYVDLLKLEDVLRMHPFYYKAASTAIQIYLNLHDNPLTDDSKELQADTGNLTDKELKKLRNKQRRAQKKAQLEEEKKNAEKEKQLKNQKKKKEDDDEEIGGPKEELIPEKLAKVENPLDEAVKFLIPLKNLVRDKIETHLLAFEIYFRKDKFLLMLQSVKRASAIDPDHPWLHQCLVRFFKRVSEAKDLAEPVPTVLKQEISRLFGDSNAKSFNQAFLSKHSNSIPHRLAAAKGMFYLDPSTQKKAVELATALDESLNNRNIQICTEALESLCDGSLGDAAETAESYRAECHKIYPYTLAFMPPGYEENTKIAVNGDLSTETEELANDM; this is encoded by the exons AGACGCTGGCAATGAAGGGGCTGACGCTCAACTGCTTGGGGAAGAAGGAAGAGGCTTACGATCTTGTCCGCCGTGGGCTAAGAAATGACCTCAAGAGCCATGTTT GCTGGCACGTGTATGGTTTGCTTCAGCGCTCTGATAAAAAGTACGACGAGGCCATTAAGTGCTACAGGAACGCTCTGAAATGGGACAAAGACAACCTGCAGATCCTGAGAGACCTTTCCCTGCTGCAGATCCAAATGAGGGACCTAGAGGGCTACAGG gagaccCGATACCAGCTGCTGCAGTTACGACCTGCCCAGCGGGCATCATGGATCGGTTACGCCATTGCATACCACCTCCTGGAGGATTATGAGATGGCAGCCAAGATTATCGAAGAGTTTCGGAAAACGCAGCAG ACCTCTCCAGATAAAGTGGATTATGAGTACAGTGAGCTGCTGCTGTATCagaatcaggtgctgagggaggCTGGGCTCTTCAAAGAGGCTCTGGAGCACCTCACTACCTACGAGAAACAGATCTGTGACAAGCTGGCTGTGGAAGAGACCCGAG GGGAGCTACTGCTGAATCTGGGCCGATTCGAGGAGGCAGCAGACGTGTACAGAAGACTACAGGAGAGGAATCCCGAGAACTGGTCTTATTACCATGGCCTGGAAAAAGCCCTCAAACCTG ccaCTACAGAAGAGAAGCTGAAGATATATGAGGAGGCCTGGGTGAAGTTTCCGAAAGGCTTGGTTCCTCGCAGGCTACCGCTCAACTTCCTGTCTG GCGAGAAGTTTCGGGAGTGTCTGGATAAGTATTTAAGAATGAACTTTAGCAAAGGCTGCCCTCCGGTCTTCACTACACTCAAACCATTATACCAAGACAAAGACAAG GTGGCAATAATAGAAGAATTAGTAGTAGGTTTTGAAACGTCTTTAAATGGCTGTAGAATGTTTAATCAAAATG ACGATGGTAAGGAGGAGCCGCCCACCACGTTACTCTGGGTGCAGTACTTCCTGGCACAGCACTACGATCAGATTGGGCAGCAGACGCTTGCACTAGAGTACATCAACGCTGCAATAGAGAGCACGCCAACACTCATTGAGCTCTTCCTAGTCAAAGCCAAGATATATAAG CATGCTGGGAACATCCGGGAAGCAGCTCGCTGGATGGACGAGGCTCAGGCTTTGGACACCGCTGACCGCTTCATTAACTCCAAATGCGCCAAGTACTTGCTCAAAGCAGGCCTGGTTAAAGAAGCAGAGGAAATGTGCTCAAAGTTCACACGG GAGGGGGCATCGGCGGTAGAGAACCTGAACGAGATGCAGTGTATGTGGTTTCAGACCGAGTGTGCGTTAGCATATAAATCTATGAAGAAATATGGAGATGCGCTCAAGAAATGCCATGAAATCGAGAGG CACTTTGTGGAGATAACAGACGATCAGTTTGACTTCCATACGTACTGCATGCGGAAGATGACGCTTCGCTCGTATGTAGACCTGTTAAAGCTGGAGGATGTGCTGCGCATGCACCCGTTCTACTACAAAGCTGCAAGCACCGCCATCCAAATCTACCTCAACCTGCATGATAACCCTCTCACCGACGACAGCAAGGAGCTACAGGCCGATACCG GTAACCTTACGGACAAAGAGCTGAAGAAGCTGCGGAACAAGCAGCGGCGAGCACAGAAGAAGGCTCAGctggaggaagagaagaagaatgCTGAGAAAGAGAAGCAGCTCAAgaaccagaagaagaagaaagaagatgaCGACGAGGAGATCGGAGGCCCCAAAGAGGAACTTATACCAGAAAAGCTGgctaag GTGGAAAACCCATTAGACGAGGCTGTAAAGTTCCTGATTCCTTTAAAAAACTTGGTGAGAGACAAGATTGAGACTCACCTCCTGGCCTTTGAGATCTACTTCAGAAAAG acAAGTTCTTGTTAATGCTGCAGTCGGTGAAGAGAGCTTCTGCTATAGATCCAGATCACCCCTGGCTTCATCAGTGTCTAGTGCGCTTCTTCAAAAGAG TATCAGAAGCTAAAGACTTGGCAGAACCGGTCCCCACAGTTCTCAAGCAGGAAATCTCTCGGTTGTTCGGTGACAGCAATGCCAAGAGCTTTAACCAGGCCTTCCTCAGCAAGCACTCGAACTCAATCCCTCACCGATTAGCAG CTGCCAAAGGCATGTTCTACTTAGACCCTTCGACCCAGAAGAAGGCAGTGGAGCTTGCTACAGCACTGGACGAATCACTTAATAACAGAAACATTCAG ATCTGCACAGAGGCGTTGGAGAGCCTGTGTGACGGCAGCCTGGGAGACGCAGCGGAGACGGCCGAGTCGTACCGGGCCGAGTGTCACAAGATCTACCCGTACACGCTGGCCTTCATGCCTCCCGGCTACGAGGAAAACACGAAGATTGCCGTAAATGGGGACCTCTCCACGGAAACTGAGGAGCTAGCCAATGACATGTGA